Proteins from one Thaumasiovibrio subtropicus genomic window:
- a CDS encoding AraC family transcriptional regulator, with protein MQKERAVINYAEELGGVEVLQATYHTQTFSRHSHEGYCVGVIEEGAQCFYRTGGNHIAPQDSIILVNADEVHTGHSATEEGWSYQALYPLPEMFESVSRGSESGTFAPYFSDPVVYDPELAQLLRMVIKALTESQNRLYRETLLQGAMWQLMNRHGKQRGQLTAPSTHTKRQVQRVRAFLKDCPEENVSLTELANLVSLSPHYLARRFKVEVGMPPHAYQLQMRLRKAKALLREGLNAGEVAIETGFHDQSHFHRHFKAAMGVTPNQYRTGALHSRRVVYSH; from the coding sequence ATGCAAAAAGAGCGCGCAGTGATCAATTACGCAGAAGAACTAGGTGGCGTAGAAGTGTTACAAGCGACCTATCATACCCAGACGTTTTCTCGTCATAGTCACGAAGGCTATTGTGTCGGCGTTATCGAAGAGGGCGCGCAATGTTTTTATCGCACTGGCGGCAACCATATCGCCCCTCAAGACAGCATTATCCTGGTGAACGCGGATGAGGTGCACACTGGCCATTCGGCGACCGAAGAGGGTTGGTCCTATCAAGCCCTTTACCCATTGCCAGAGATGTTTGAAAGTGTGTCAAGAGGCAGCGAATCAGGCACATTTGCACCTTACTTTTCTGATCCCGTTGTTTACGACCCAGAGCTAGCGCAGTTGTTGCGAATGGTGATAAAGGCGCTAACGGAATCGCAAAACCGCCTTTATCGCGAAACCCTGCTGCAAGGCGCGATGTGGCAGTTGATGAATCGTCACGGCAAGCAACGCGGCCAACTCACCGCGCCATCGACCCATACCAAGCGCCAAGTACAGCGAGTGAGAGCCTTCTTAAAAGACTGTCCGGAAGAGAATGTCTCTCTGACCGAGCTCGCCAACTTAGTTTCGTTGAGTCCGCACTATTTGGCGCGGCGTTTTAAAGTCGAGGTGGGCATGCCTCCTCACGCCTATCAACTTCAAATGCGACTACGTAAAGCGAAAGCGCTATTGAGAGAGGGATTGAACGCAGGCGAGGTTGCAATAGAGACTGGTTTTCATGACCAAAGCCATTTTCATCGTCATTTTAAGGCAGCGATGGGTGTTACGCCGAATCAATATCGCACCGGTGCGTTGCACTCACGTCGTGTCGTTTACTCTCATTAA
- the mnhG gene encoding monovalent cation/H(+) antiporter subunit G, producing the protein MGEIFAGIFLLLGTFFAVVASLGILRLPDLFIRMHAATKAGTVGLAFLLLPVAIMLQEIAVISKVLGTLFFILITAPVAAHLLGQAMVRKGYKIWRSPSANHANKKP; encoded by the coding sequence ATGGGAGAGATATTTGCCGGCATCTTTTTGCTGTTAGGAACCTTCTTTGCGGTTGTCGCAAGCTTAGGGATTTTACGCTTACCCGATCTCTTTATTCGCATGCATGCAGCCACCAAAGCCGGCACGGTGGGGCTGGCTTTCTTGCTGCTGCCTGTGGCTATCATGCTGCAAGAAATCGCGGTTATATCAAAAGTACTGGGCACCTTGTTCTTTATTTTGATCACCGCCCCGGTCGCTGCTCACCTGCTTGGGCAGGCGATGGTGCGTAAAGGGTACAAGATTTGGCGAAGCCCTTCGGCTAACCATGCAAACAAAAAACCGTAG
- a CDS encoding AzlC family ABC transporter permease, producing MSDIVEQRGNDNRSLMWQGTVAMMPLSIAVVPWGLLAGSYAVESGLLVIEAQALSAILFAGAAQLVAIGMFNTGASLVTMLITTFFITSRHLLYSVAMRETISPLPLRWRLTLGFLLTDELFALIGHRQTSFNRYYALGAGLSFYLIWNLASFVGIIGGSVIPNLDSLGLDFAIVATFIALVVPNVKTKPVLLTVLVALVSSVVLHRLQVNGALMIASLVAMIAGYAAERYGVGVSTESSQDIDKEKRG from the coding sequence ATGTCAGATATCGTAGAACAACGTGGTAACGATAACCGAAGTCTAATGTGGCAAGGCACAGTGGCGATGATGCCTTTGAGTATTGCGGTGGTGCCTTGGGGTTTGCTGGCTGGGTCGTATGCAGTCGAATCAGGTTTGTTGGTGATAGAAGCGCAAGCACTGTCGGCCATACTCTTCGCCGGGGCGGCACAGCTCGTTGCCATTGGCATGTTCAACACAGGCGCAAGTCTCGTCACTATGCTCATCACCACGTTTTTCATCACATCACGTCATCTGTTATACAGTGTGGCGATGCGAGAAACCATCAGCCCGTTGCCTCTAAGGTGGCGGCTCACGCTAGGCTTTTTGTTAACGGATGAACTCTTCGCGCTCATTGGTCACCGACAAACGAGTTTCAATCGCTATTATGCGTTAGGGGCGGGGCTGAGTTTTTATCTGATTTGGAACTTGGCCTCTTTCGTGGGGATCATTGGTGGGAGTGTGATCCCAAACCTCGACTCACTGGGTTTAGATTTTGCTATCGTGGCAACCTTTATCGCACTGGTTGTGCCGAATGTGAAAACCAAACCCGTGTTGCTCACCGTTTTGGTCGCGCTGGTCAGTTCTGTGGTTCTCCATCGACTGCAAGTTAATGGCGCGCTAATGATTGCAAGCTTAGTTGCCATGATCGCTGGCTATGCCGCTGAGCGCTATGGTGTCGGAGTATCTACTGAATCCAGTCAAGATATCGATAAGGAGAAACGAGGATGA
- a CDS encoding DUF4144 domain-containing protein has translation MIGTPQWPCILKLEGDDELLYLHDAQTFVDECKALMTTAGDRVIDSMGQSYSIDLNGEDTPILSPLKTVYTAYQLSQLIQAHEFSKAQVCLTKIQFAAVADAIAALAFSE, from the coding sequence GTGATTGGGACACCACAATGGCCTTGTATTCTTAAGTTGGAAGGCGACGATGAGCTTTTGTATCTTCACGATGCGCAGACGTTTGTTGATGAATGCAAGGCGCTAATGACCACGGCCGGCGATAGGGTTATTGACTCGATGGGGCAGAGTTACAGTATCGACCTCAATGGGGAAGATACACCGATCTTATCACCGTTAAAAACTGTCTATACGGCCTATCAGTTGAGTCAACTTATTCAGGCGCATGAGTTTTCGAAAGCGCAAGTTTGTCTTACTAAAATTCAGTTTGCTGCCGTTGCTGATGCCATTGCGGCGTTAGCCTTTTCTGAGTAA
- a CDS encoding AzlD domain-containing protein, which yields MILLSILAMTLVVFLSRYLFLAPTLPLKLGSEVKRFLKYSSPAILTVILAPIMFLEGESQQLMPLVNPYLIAAVIATLLAWKTANVLLTTGVSFVAFLLMNVFWG from the coding sequence ATGATCTTACTGAGTATTCTTGCCATGACCTTGGTCGTTTTCCTCAGTCGCTATCTGTTTCTAGCACCGACGCTTCCATTGAAACTTGGCTCTGAAGTGAAGCGATTTTTGAAATACTCGAGCCCGGCGATTCTGACGGTCATTCTTGCGCCGATTATGTTCTTAGAAGGGGAGTCTCAGCAATTGATGCCATTGGTGAATCCCTATCTGATTGCCGCTGTCATCGCGACTTTGCTTGCATGGAAGACGGCAAATGTGTTGTTGACTACAGGGGTAAGTTTTGTCGCGTTTCTTTTGATGAATGTGTTTTGGGGATAA
- a CDS encoding Na+/H+ antiporter subunit E, with translation MTYFLLNLFLALVWMLINAGYNGLDFVIGFMVSFLALALSQPFGLDTSYFKRVKAAFVLFFYFLYEVIVSVARVVWDVITPTHLSEPDIVYVPLDAKSDLEITLLANMVSLTPGSLSLDVSEDKKFLIIHAMFAPDHTKVIEDIKSGLEKKLLEVTRD, from the coding sequence ATGACTTATTTCTTGTTGAACTTGTTTCTCGCTTTAGTCTGGATGCTGATCAATGCGGGATATAATGGTCTCGATTTTGTGATTGGCTTTATGGTGAGCTTTCTTGCACTGGCATTAAGCCAACCCTTTGGTTTGGATACCAGTTACTTTAAGCGCGTGAAGGCGGCCTTTGTGTTGTTTTTCTACTTCCTCTACGAAGTCATCGTCTCCGTGGCGCGTGTCGTATGGGATGTGATTACACCAACCCACTTGAGTGAGCCCGATATTGTTTATGTGCCGCTGGATGCAAAAAGCGACTTGGAGATCACCTTGCTAGCTAACATGGTGTCGCTCACGCCAGGCAGTTTAAGTTTGGATGTATCAGAAGATAAGAAATTCTTGATCATTCACGCCATGTTCGCGCCAGACCACACTAAGGTCATCGAAGATATTAAATCTGGCTTAGAGAAAAAGCTGTTGGAGGTAACCCGTGACTGA
- a CDS encoding proton-conducting transporter membrane subunit: MSDMLLTLPVIIPLIAATAGFFIRHSHSWATRVGIGAASLSMLAAIGLMLEVLNHGPQAVAFGSWSAPFGIVFAADILGAAMALITTIIGLATVIYASADLNQKPSYGMYHMLFQVLLAGVSGAFLTGDIFNLYVWFEVMLIASFGLMVLDAKGKQIDGAVKYVVLNLVSTLAFLLAIGLLYGATGTLNLADLYSKAALIPSTTATFLCALFLFGFAIKSALFPVFAWLPASYHTLPSGVVALFAALLTKVGVYALIRLFTLVFPLDQSGMQPLLLVIAGLTMLTGVLGAASQFAIKRILSFHIISQIGYMVMGLALFTPLALAGMIFYLIHHIIVKANLFLIGGFLARKFGSDNLGRLGGIYKSKPWLAVLFLIPAFSLAGFPPLSGFWGKFLVIKASFQTEHYLLGATALLVGLLTVFSMTKIWNEAFWKAAPEEPTETLTHSERVLYIVPMVVLAALTVTIGLAAEPFYQVAVESAEQLLDPTPYIQAVLGVTP, encoded by the coding sequence ATGAGCGATATGTTGTTAACTTTACCGGTGATTATTCCGCTCATCGCGGCGACCGCTGGATTTTTTATTCGTCACTCTCATTCATGGGCAACCCGTGTCGGTATTGGTGCTGCATCACTTTCGATGTTGGCTGCGATTGGTTTGATGTTGGAAGTGCTCAATCATGGGCCACAAGCTGTTGCCTTTGGTAGCTGGTCTGCGCCCTTTGGGATTGTTTTCGCGGCGGATATTTTGGGCGCCGCGATGGCATTGATCACGACGATCATTGGCCTTGCAACAGTGATCTATGCCTCTGCCGACCTTAACCAAAAGCCAAGTTACGGCATGTATCATATGCTGTTTCAGGTGCTACTGGCCGGGGTGAGTGGGGCGTTTTTGACTGGCGATATCTTCAACCTATACGTTTGGTTTGAAGTGATGCTCATCGCCTCTTTTGGCCTTATGGTGTTGGATGCGAAAGGCAAGCAGATTGATGGCGCTGTCAAGTATGTGGTGTTGAACTTGGTCTCGACACTGGCATTCTTACTGGCGATTGGTTTGCTCTATGGGGCAACAGGCACCCTGAACCTTGCTGACCTATACAGCAAAGCGGCATTGATTCCATCCACAACAGCCACTTTCTTGTGTGCGCTGTTCCTGTTTGGTTTTGCAATTAAGTCTGCCTTGTTTCCTGTTTTTGCATGGCTGCCAGCGTCATACCACACGCTACCTAGTGGGGTGGTCGCGCTATTTGCGGCGCTATTGACCAAAGTGGGCGTTTATGCCCTCATTCGCTTGTTTACCTTGGTTTTCCCACTCGATCAAAGTGGTATGCAACCGCTGTTGCTTGTCATTGCGGGCTTAACCATGTTGACCGGGGTATTGGGGGCGGCGAGTCAATTTGCTATCAAACGTATTCTTTCGTTCCACATCATTAGTCAGATAGGTTATATGGTGATGGGGTTGGCGCTGTTCACGCCATTGGCGTTAGCCGGGATGATTTTTTATTTGATTCACCACATTATCGTTAAAGCTAACTTGTTCCTGATTGGCGGTTTCTTAGCGCGTAAATTTGGTAGCGATAATCTGGGTAGGCTTGGCGGTATTTATAAGAGTAAACCTTGGCTGGCGGTACTGTTCTTAATCCCCGCGTTTTCACTGGCAGGCTTCCCGCCATTGTCAGGTTTCTGGGGTAAGTTTCTTGTTATCAAAGCGAGTTTCCAAACAGAGCACTATTTGCTCGGTGCGACGGCATTACTCGTTGGTTTGTTGACTGTTTTCTCGATGACAAAAATTTGGAACGAGGCGTTTTGGAAAGCCGCGCCAGAAGAGCCAACTGAAACGCTGACCCATAGCGAGCGTGTGTTGTACATCGTACCGATGGTGGTACTCGCAGCGCTTACTGTGACTATCGGTTTAGCGGCGGAGCCTTTCTATCAAGTTGCGGTAGAGTCGGCGGAGCAATTGCTCGATCCAACACCCTATATTCAAGCGGTACTGGGGGTAACACCATGA
- a CDS encoding Na+/H+ antiporter subunit C, translated as METLWSLMVGLLVAAGVYLLLERHMLRVMFGLILLSNAVNLAIFVAGRLTRGEPPLIAENAVLPPDVAANSLPQALILTAIVIGFGLLVFALILCFRAYQESGTADMDSMQRSEAQE; from the coding sequence ATGGAAACGCTCTGGAGCCTAATGGTAGGTTTACTGGTCGCGGCAGGAGTCTATCTCTTGTTAGAGCGACATATGTTACGTGTGATGTTTGGACTTATTTTGCTCAGTAACGCTGTGAACCTTGCGATATTTGTCGCAGGTCGTTTAACCCGTGGCGAGCCGCCATTGATTGCGGAGAATGCGGTGTTGCCACCCGATGTCGCAGCAAACTCGTTGCCACAAGCCCTGATCCTAACGGCAATCGTGATCGGCTTTGGTTTGTTGGTCTTTGCCTTAATACTCTGTTTCCGTGCTTATCAAGAAAGCGGTACTGCAGATATGGATAGTATGCAGCGTTCGGAGGCACAGGAGTAA
- a CDS encoding cation:proton antiporter produces MTDFLATCVAVAYAGLLLSFAISLVRLIKGPTLADRVVALDLIAFLTIGFIAVYTLDSGKKAFLDVAITLALVAFLSTIAFARFIAKSDKEE; encoded by the coding sequence GTGACTGATTTTCTCGCTACCTGTGTTGCGGTTGCCTACGCGGGTTTGCTGCTGAGTTTCGCGATTTCGCTTGTGCGATTGATTAAAGGACCCACCCTTGCTGATAGGGTGGTAGCTCTGGATCTCATTGCCTTTTTAACTATTGGTTTTATCGCAGTCTATACCTTAGATAGTGGCAAGAAAGCCTTCCTTGATGTTGCTATCACCTTGGCCCTCGTGGCGTTTCTGAGCACCATTGCATTTGCTCGCTTCATTGCAAAAAGTGACAAGGAGGAATGA
- the hrpA gene encoding ATP-dependent RNA helicase HrpA: MSDSVQNNEKTLRAALNDCMIRDRFRLSKRIQGASRIRNPEAKHKVFDEIALDMAKSMQTAQLRETNRPAITYPEQLPVSQKKDDIAEAIAHNQVVIVAGETGSGKTTQLPKICLELGLGKFGTIGHTQPRRLAARSVANRIAEELDTEMGSQVGYKVRFNDQVSDQTQVKLMTDGILLAEIQNDRFLNQYDTIIIDEAHERSLNIDFIMGYLRELLPKRPDLKVIITSATIDPERFSKHFNNAPIIEVSGRTYPVEVRYRPVSEDGDDTDRDQMEAIFDAVDELCDEGMGDILIFMNGEREIRDTADALNKRNLRDTEILPLYARLAANEQNRVFQTHRGRRIVLATNVAETSLTVPGIKYVIDPGTARISRYSYRTKVQRLPIEAVSQASANQRKGRCGRVQEGICIRLYSEEDFLSRPEFTDPEILRTNLASVILQMTAIGLGDIEAFPFVEAPDRRHIQDGVRLLQELGAINEKAKDPRKRLTKLGVQLSRLPIDPRLARMVLEAPRYGALKEVMVIAAALSIQDPRERPMEKQQASDEKHRRFYDKESDFLTFVNLWDYVQEQQKALSGNQFRKQCKKDYLNYLRVREWQDVHYQIRQVVRELDLRANDEAASYQAVHTALLAGMLSHIGVKDQEKNEYQGARNARFNIFPASAIFKKQPKWVMVAELVETSKLWGRIGAKIQPEWIEPLAGHLIKRSYSEPHWEKRSAAVHAFEKVTLYGIPIVPKRKVNYGSIDAAVSREIFIRSALVEGDWETKHAFFKQNRKLLQEVEELEHKSRRRDILVDDETLFEFYDQRIDLKIVSGRHFDSWWKKARHEAPEQLNFEKEMLFRGDASHVTDLDYPNFWHQGDLKLKLSYQFEPGEDSDGVTVHVPLPVLNQVEMDGFDWQIPGLRHELVVALIKSLPKPIRRNFVPAPNYADAALSRIDALSMPLLDGLEKALKQITGTTVLREDWKLDAVPEHLKITFRVVDHRNRKLKESKDLYSLKDGLKEKVQETLSKVADDDIEQQGLKQWSFGELPERYQQKRGGFDVKAYPAIVDDKDSVSIKLFETPDEQQSAMKQGQRRLVLLNVPSPIKYLHANLPNKSKLGLYFNPYGKVLDLIDDCIACGVDKLIESQGGIAWNKDQFEARKEFIRGELGDTVVDIAKQVEAILTTAFQINKKLKGKVDLSMAFALSDIKAQIEGLIFKGFATECGWQRLPDILRYMKAIERRMEKLPIDPNRDRVHMIKVESVNKEYKELLNKIPKGQPVPDAVKEIRWMLEELRVSYFAQQLGTPYPISDKRIKNAIEAC, encoded by the coding sequence TTGAGCGATTCTGTACAGAATAATGAAAAGACGTTGCGTGCAGCATTGAACGACTGCATGATTCGCGATCGTTTTCGCCTCTCTAAGCGTATTCAAGGCGCTAGCCGAATTCGCAATCCAGAAGCCAAGCACAAGGTGTTTGATGAAATTGCACTCGACATGGCTAAGTCGATGCAAACGGCACAATTGCGCGAGACAAATCGTCCAGCGATAACCTATCCAGAACAGCTACCCGTTAGTCAAAAGAAAGACGACATTGCTGAGGCAATTGCTCACAACCAAGTGGTTATCGTCGCGGGTGAGACCGGTTCGGGTAAAACGACCCAGCTACCCAAAATTTGTTTGGAGTTGGGTTTAGGTAAGTTTGGTACGATTGGCCATACTCAGCCACGTCGCCTTGCTGCACGTTCGGTTGCAAATCGTATTGCTGAAGAGCTTGATACCGAAATGGGGTCGCAAGTCGGCTATAAAGTGCGATTTAACGATCAAGTTTCCGATCAAACCCAAGTCAAACTGATGACAGACGGTATTTTGCTGGCCGAGATTCAAAATGATCGTTTCTTGAATCAGTATGACACCATCATTATCGATGAAGCGCACGAGCGTAGCCTCAATATCGACTTTATCATGGGGTACTTGCGCGAACTTCTGCCAAAACGTCCTGATCTTAAAGTTATCATTACCTCGGCAACCATTGATCCTGAGCGTTTTTCAAAGCACTTCAATAATGCACCGATCATCGAAGTTTCAGGACGTACGTATCCTGTTGAAGTGCGTTATCGTCCAGTAAGTGAAGACGGTGACGATACCGACCGCGATCAAATGGAAGCAATCTTTGATGCGGTAGATGAGCTTTGTGATGAAGGTATGGGGGATATCCTCATCTTCATGAATGGTGAACGTGAGATCCGTGATACTGCGGATGCACTAAACAAACGGAATCTTCGCGATACCGAAATTTTACCGCTTTATGCGCGCCTTGCGGCAAATGAGCAAAATCGTGTGTTCCAAACACATCGCGGGCGTCGTATTGTCCTAGCGACTAACGTTGCTGAAACCTCATTAACTGTTCCGGGAATCAAGTACGTTATTGACCCGGGCACGGCGCGAATTAGTCGCTATAGTTATCGCACTAAAGTGCAACGTCTGCCGATTGAGGCCGTGTCTCAAGCGAGTGCCAACCAGCGAAAAGGACGTTGTGGTCGTGTCCAAGAGGGCATCTGTATCCGCCTCTATTCGGAGGAGGATTTCCTCTCACGTCCTGAGTTTACTGATCCGGAGATCCTGCGTACCAATCTCGCCTCTGTTATTTTGCAAATGACCGCGATTGGTCTCGGCGATATTGAAGCCTTTCCGTTTGTTGAAGCGCCGGATCGTCGTCATATTCAAGATGGTGTTCGTCTTCTTCAAGAGCTTGGTGCAATCAATGAGAAAGCAAAAGATCCCCGTAAACGTCTGACTAAACTCGGTGTTCAGCTTTCTCGTTTACCCATTGATCCGCGTCTTGCCCGCATGGTTCTCGAGGCCCCTCGCTATGGCGCCTTGAAAGAAGTGATGGTGATTGCGGCCGCGCTGTCTATTCAAGATCCGCGTGAACGTCCGATGGAGAAACAACAGGCGTCCGATGAAAAGCATCGTCGTTTCTATGATAAAGAATCGGATTTCCTGACCTTTGTAAACCTTTGGGACTATGTTCAAGAGCAGCAGAAAGCGCTATCCGGTAATCAGTTCCGCAAACAGTGTAAGAAGGACTACTTAAACTACTTGCGTGTCCGTGAATGGCAAGATGTCCATTATCAAATTCGCCAAGTTGTGCGTGAGCTAGACCTAAGAGCGAATGATGAAGCCGCGAGTTATCAAGCCGTTCACACCGCGTTGTTGGCCGGTATGCTGTCTCACATTGGTGTGAAAGACCAAGAGAAAAACGAGTATCAAGGCGCGCGTAACGCTCGTTTTAACATTTTCCCTGCATCCGCCATTTTCAAGAAACAACCGAAATGGGTCATGGTTGCCGAGCTGGTGGAGACATCGAAGCTTTGGGGACGTATTGGCGCTAAGATCCAGCCTGAATGGATAGAGCCACTCGCCGGGCACTTGATCAAACGCAGCTATAGTGAACCGCATTGGGAAAAACGTTCTGCCGCGGTGCATGCTTTTGAAAAAGTGACACTTTACGGTATTCCGATTGTGCCTAAGCGTAAAGTGAATTACGGCAGTATTGATGCAGCCGTTAGTCGTGAAATCTTTATTCGTTCGGCACTTGTTGAAGGGGATTGGGAAACAAAACACGCCTTCTTTAAACAGAACCGCAAGCTGCTACAAGAAGTGGAAGAGCTCGAACATAAATCTCGTCGTCGCGATATTTTGGTTGATGACGAAACCTTGTTTGAGTTTTACGATCAGCGCATAGATCTGAAGATCGTTTCTGGTCGTCATTTTGATAGCTGGTGGAAGAAAGCGCGCCACGAAGCGCCAGAACAACTCAACTTTGAAAAAGAGATGTTGTTCCGAGGCGATGCAAGCCATGTGACCGATCTGGATTACCCTAATTTCTGGCATCAAGGTGATCTTAAACTGAAACTCAGCTATCAGTTTGAACCAGGCGAAGATAGTGACGGTGTCACCGTTCATGTACCACTCCCAGTGCTTAACCAAGTAGAAATGGATGGTTTCGATTGGCAAATTCCCGGTTTACGTCATGAGCTCGTGGTTGCCTTGATTAAGTCACTACCTAAACCGATTCGTCGTAATTTTGTGCCTGCACCAAACTATGCGGATGCCGCGTTAAGCCGTATTGACGCGCTCTCTATGCCACTGCTTGATGGCTTAGAAAAGGCGTTGAAACAGATTACTGGCACGACAGTATTACGCGAAGACTGGAAACTGGACGCTGTCCCTGAACATTTAAAGATCACCTTCCGAGTGGTTGACCATCGCAATCGCAAGCTGAAAGAGAGTAAAGACCTTTACAGCTTGAAAGATGGCTTGAAAGAGAAGGTGCAAGAGACCTTATCGAAAGTGGCCGATGATGACATTGAACAGCAAGGACTGAAACAGTGGTCGTTTGGTGAGCTCCCTGAACGTTATCAACAAAAACGGGGTGGTTTTGATGTCAAAGCGTACCCTGCGATTGTTGATGATAAAGACTCGGTGAGCATCAAACTGTTTGAAACGCCTGATGAACAGCAAAGTGCGATGAAGCAAGGTCAGCGCCGCTTGGTGTTACTGAATGTGCCATCACCGATTAAGTATCTCCATGCGAACTTGCCAAACAAATCTAAGTTGGGACTCTATTTCAACCCGTATGGCAAAGTGCTCGATTTGATCGACGATTGTATCGCTTGTGGTGTTGATAAACTGATTGAATCGCAAGGTGGCATCGCTTGGAACAAAGACCAGTTTGAGGCGCGTAAAGAGTTCATACGAGGCGAGTTGGGTGACACGGTAGTAGATATCGCCAAGCAAGTAGAAGCTATCCTTACCACCGCTTTTCAGATCAATAAAAAGCTGAAAGGGAAGGTGGATTTATCGATGGCATTTGCCTTGTCTGATATTAAAGCGCAAATTGAAGGATTGATCTTTAAAGGCTTTGCGACCGAGTGTGGTTGGCAACGACTACCGGATATTTTGCGTTACATGAAGGCAATCGAGCGCCGTATGGAGAAGCTGCCGATCGACCCCAACCGAGATCGGGTACACATGATAAAGGTGGAGTCGGTAAACAAAGAGTACAAAGAGTTGCTTAATAAGATTCCGAAAGGCCAACCAGTACCGGATGCAGTGAAAGAGATACGTTGGATGCTTGAGGAGCTTCGAGTGAGCTACTTCGCGCAGCAACTTGGTACGCCTTATCCAATCTCTGATAAACGGATTAAGAACGCGATTGAAGCGTGCTAA